A genomic segment from Oncorhynchus clarkii lewisi isolate Uvic-CL-2024 chromosome 12, UVic_Ocla_1.0, whole genome shotgun sequence encodes:
- the LOC139421741 gene encoding lipopolysaccharide-induced tumor necrosis factor-alpha factor homolog yields MSVNGKEPPPYNIPVEGQGDSGVKVYHVHTPFNPPSSTIPSNNYSVFQSQSQGKPVYTSGGGGIGGGGETPTQKFVSYDTELGRSEGMTTCTSCQQQVMTNVTYKVGAYAWLMCILFILCGLVVGCCLIPFFMKHFKDAYHSCPRCNRIIHVDKPRCC; encoded by the exons ATGAGCGTAAATGGAAAAGAACCTCCACCCTACAACATACCAG ttGAAGGACAAGGTGATAGTGGGGTGAAGGTATATCATGTCCATACCCCCTTCAACCCTCCTTCCTCCACCATCCCCTCCAATAATTACTCTGTGtttcagtctcagtctcaggGAAAGCCAG tgTACACCAGTGGAGGAGGTGGTATTGGAGGAGGTGGTGAAACTCCCACTCAGAAGTTTGTGAGTTATGACACAGAACTGGGCCGTTCAGAGGGCATGACCACCTGTACTTCCTGTCAACAACAGGTGATGACGAACGTGACCTATAAAGTCGGAGCCTACGCCTGGCTCATGTGCATCCTCTTCATCCTCTGTGG gttGGTAGTGGGCTGCTGTCTGATCCCGTTCTTCATGAAACACTTTAAGGATGCGTACCACTCCTGTCCTCGTTGCAACCGCATTATCCACG